The genome window GATGGCATTGCCAGGGCCATGTAAAGAAAAGATGTGCATCCCACCATGGGTGTGGGGGCTGCTCTATGAGTCCAAAGTCCCCCCACAAGGGCTTTCCCAGGACTTCTGCCCAAGGCATGTAGCACACCAGCTCCCTGCTAAGCTCACACACCTAATGATGCTCCAGACAGACTTGGCAAATGGGGGGCAGGCTGAGGAGCTGAGAGACCAAAGGGAGGGGGCTCACCAGGGACTGTGGGTCCATTTCCCAGCTCAGCTCACCAGCAAAGCCTTGAGGACAACCCTAGAAAACCAAGAGCTCAGATCTGGGCTCAGGTCCTGAGCACATCTGTGCCAGACCCATGTACATAGTTCTCTTTATCTGTACACACACACTGACTCTGACACGGTCCCAGCAAGAACTGCACTGTACACAGCACACTGTACAAGCAGCTCACATCTGTATCCACACACCACACTGTCACATGCCCTAGGTTGCACCTGTACTGACACACTGGACTCACCTGGCCACCTTGCAGGGGTCCCATTTTATACACACCAACACTGAAAATTCTTACTGTGTTGTGTGAGCACAAGCAAACACAGTTCTCGATGCAATGCACAAACCACACCTGCTTGTACACACACGGTGCCCACACAGAGCTCCCAAACAAACTCCGTGACTCTTCCGAGCAGGTGGGGCCTGGGCTCCCGCCCCCGGCAAGCTAAGCTGAGCTCGACCTCAGGCTTCCCCTGCcccttcttctccctcctctcccatccTCTTTCCCCAACAACCCCATCCCCAGGCTTCAGGAAACTTTTCATCGGGTCCCTAAAAGGGGAACCGGGAATTCCTTGCGTCCTTCCCCCAGGACTCGTGCAAGCCGTCCCCCCTTCCCCAGCCTATCTCCCGCACCAGAGACCCAGTGGGGAAAGATCACCGTAGGCAGCCTCCTGGCTGCACCCTGTGGGTAGTAGCAATAACAGCTGTCATTGGGGACCGGTGAAGGGTTGGGAAAGGAGTCGGTCCCGTGCCTAGCCAGGGGCTCCAGGGGGTCTCAGTGACGCGCGAGTGGAGCGCAGAGAAGCCGCCGCGGTAGTGGCGGCGGCTGCTGCGGCGGCAGCATCTCCAGAATCTGGGGAGGCGACCGCGCCCGGCAGTGGGGCGCGCGGAGCTGTCCTTTCAGCACCACCGTGCCGCGCCCCTCGCAGGGCCCGAGCCAAGATGCTTGGGCTTCGCTGGCGCTCCTAATTCCGCGGGCGCCTACGGCGCGGGAGCTTGCCCTCTCCCGGGCTGAGGGGCACGCGGATCGGAAGAGGAGGCGAGGGAGGGGGCTCTGCGAGCCTCGGGGCCGCGCAGCCACCTGTGAGCCTCCTACAACTGCGGGCGGCGGCGGCATCCCCGGCCGGAGACAGGAGACGCTCGGCGGACCCCGCCCGCCGGCCGACCCGGCACACACACAGGCGCACACACACTCGCACCCGCGTGCACACGCACAGCCAGCCGGCAGCTGCAGCCGCCGCGATGCTCGCCAGCGGGTCGGGGAACTTTCCCGCCGGCCTCGGCCGTGGGCCCCCCGCCCTCCCAGGTAAGCGCTCCCAGAACGCTCAGGGCCAGCCCCGGCAGCTCCACTGGATAAGGCGCGGCGCACGCGGCTCCGGGGCACGGCGCCAGGCGGGCGGCGAGGCTCCGGGCGGCGGTGAGGGGGGCTCCAGTCGTGGCGGCTGGATGCAGGGGACGTCAGGCCGGCTCCCATTTCCTCAGCCCGGGTTTACAGACTCGAGCGGTGAATTTCCCCGCCCCCCTCCAAAAGCTACGCGCCCCCCACCTCGGCCGAGTCCTGCCCGTGCGCATCCCAGCTCCGGTCCCGCCTGTCTGCGGCGAGCGGGCGGGGGCGTCTCCTCCGCCCGCCCACAGGCAAGGTCAGTCCGCAGCCCCTGGGCTCTGGAAGTCGTGTGGGAGCGACCCCGTCAGCGAAAAACGACTGCCAAGACCCCCGGGGTGGGTGCGGGGCAAGGCCATTCCAGTGGAAACATACTCTCCCCATTGAAGCCTGTTCCTGGAGGGTCCAAAGCCCACAGAAACACCTGCCCCGTTCTCCCCCCAGCCCCCCTGCCCTTCAGCAATCAGAGACCCTCCTGGAGAGGACTGGGCCGGCCAGACATAGCTAGGGAGAAAAAGGGGCGCGCCCAGCCCTGAGCGCCCGGCTCTCAAGCAGACCCGTTTCCCTTGGCTTCCAGGTGTAGCGCCCCCGCGCGGCGCGGGCGGCCGGGCGTCTCCAGCATGACCCACCAGAGCCTGTGGGACCTGTCGGAGGCCAACGTCGAGGATGGAGAGATCCGCATCAACGTGGGCGGCTTCAAGAGGCGGCTGCGCTCGCACACGCTGCTGCGCTTCCCCGAGACGCGCCTGGGCCGCCTGCTGCTCTGCCACTCGCGCGAGGCCATCCTGGAGCTCTGCGATGACTACGACGACGTCCAGCGTGAGTTCTACTTCGACCGCAACCCGGAGCTCTTCCCCTACGTGCTGCATTTCTACCACACCGGCAAGCTTCACGTCATGGCCGAGCTGTGCGTCTTCTCCTTCAGCCAGGAAATTGAGTACTGGGGCATCAATGAGTTCTTCATCGACTCCTGCTGCAGCTACAGCTACCACGGCCGCAAAGTGGAGCCTGAGCAGGAGAAGTGGGACGAGCAGAGCGACCAGGAGAGCACCACGTCCTCCTTCGACGAGATCCTCGCCTTCTATAACGACGCCTCCAAGTTCGATGGGCAGCCCCTGGGCAACTTCCGAAGACAGCTGTGGCTGGCTCTGGACAACCCCGGCTACTCCGTCCTGAGCAGGGTCTTCAGCATCCTGTCCATCCTCGTGGTGTTGGGGTCCATCATCACCATGTGCCTCAATAGCCTACCAGACTTCCAAATCCCTGACAGCCAGGGCAACCCTGCCGAGGACCCCAGGTTTGAAATCGTGGAGCACTTTGGCATCGCATGGTTCACGTTTGAGCTGGTTGCTAGGTTTGCTGTGGCACCTGACTTCCTCAAGTTTTTCAAGAATGCCCTAAACCTTATCGACCTCATATCCATTGTCCCTTTTTACATCACTCTGGTGGTGAACCTCGTGGTGGAGAGCACGCCTACTCTGGCCAACCTGGGCAGAGTGGCCCAGGTCCTGAGGCTGATGCGGATTTTCCGCATCTTAAAGCTGGCCAGACACTCCACTGGCCTCCGCTCCCTGGGAGCCACCTTGAAGTACAGCTACAAAGAAGTAGGGCTTCTCCTGCTCTACCTCTCCGTGGGCATTTCCATCTTTTCTGTGGTGGCCTACACcattgaaaaggaagagaatGAGGGCCTGGCCACCATACCTGCTGGCTGGTGGTGGGCCACTGTCAGTATGACCACTGTGGGGTATGGAGATGTGGTCCCAGGGACCACAGCAGGGAAGCTGACTGCTTCTGCCTGCATCCTGGCAGGTATCCTAGTGGTGGTTCTGCCCATCACCTTGATCTTCAATAAGTTCTCCCACTTTTATCGGCGCCAAAAGCAACTCGAGAGTGCCATGCGCAGCTGTGACTTTGGGGATGGTATGAAGGAGGTCCCTTCCATCAATTTAAGGGATTACTATGCCCATAAAGTTAAATCCCTCATGGCAAGCCTGACGAACATGAGCAGGAGTTCCCCAAGCGAACTAAGTTTAAATGATTCCCTACATTAGCTGGGAGGACTTGACATCCTCAAACCTACATGGCTAAGCTGCCTCGTGTGTCTCTGGCACAGTCCAGACACCTTCGGGTTTTGGTGTAAGGAGTAGGCCCAACCTCCAGGGGGAAGGTGCATGGGATACGCGCTCCAGGTTGCTTTTACAACATCTAGAATCATTTTTGAGGGTGGTGTGTCTGACACCATCTCTTTGTACCTTTCAATGAAATGATACTCACTGGTTTTTGGATCATGGGCATGAAATGTTCCTTTCTACCAGATGACTGCCACCCAGAATGCTAAGTTTTCTGTCCATTGTGTTCACTCTTCTTGTACTTGTGGCCTAGTGCTGTCTGTGAGTCATTTGTGCTCCTGTTTCTGAGGTTGTCATGTGAGTTCTGTACAAAAAGACTCTATAAATCTGTCCTGTGGAAACACATCTATGAGGTCA of Choloepus didactylus isolate mChoDid1 chromosome 14, mChoDid1.pri, whole genome shotgun sequence contains these proteins:
- the KCNS2 gene encoding potassium voltage-gated channel subfamily S member 2, which translates into the protein MTHQSLWDLSEANVEDGEIRINVGGFKRRLRSHTLLRFPETRLGRLLLCHSREAILELCDDYDDVQREFYFDRNPELFPYVLHFYHTGKLHVMAELCVFSFSQEIEYWGINEFFIDSCCSYSYHGRKVEPEQEKWDEQSDQESTTSSFDEILAFYNDASKFDGQPLGNFRRQLWLALDNPGYSVLSRVFSILSILVVLGSIITMCLNSLPDFQIPDSQGNPAEDPRFEIVEHFGIAWFTFELVARFAVAPDFLKFFKNALNLIDLISIVPFYITLVVNLVVESTPTLANLGRVAQVLRLMRIFRILKLARHSTGLRSLGATLKYSYKEVGLLLLYLSVGISIFSVVAYTIEKEENEGLATIPAGWWWATVSMTTVGYGDVVPGTTAGKLTASACILAGILVVVLPITLIFNKFSHFYRRQKQLESAMRSCDFGDGMKEVPSINLRDYYAHKVKSLMASLTNMSRSSPSELSLNDSLH